In Bactrocera oleae isolate idBacOlea1 chromosome 3, idBacOlea1, whole genome shotgun sequence, a genomic segment contains:
- the LOC106622296 gene encoding cytidine deaminase, which translates to MPRVIVYNTNADKQVRDFKELAPDAQELIRAAIEARRLAYCPYSKFQVGAAIQTGDGSIYTGCNIENGAYPAGICAERTAACKAVSEGKRDFVACAVVAQQESGFTTPCGVCRQFLAEFAMQRDFPLYCAKPACPPLHVLVTSIRDLLPRSFSFLGNK; encoded by the exons ATGCCACGCGTCATTGTATATAATACCAACGCAGATAAGCAAGTGCGAGATTTCAAGGAGTTAG CTCCGGACGCTCAAGAACTAATAAGAGCAGCTATAGAGGCACGGCGACTGGCTTATTGTCCATACAGCAAGTTTCAAGTAGGCGCGGCTATACAAACGGGTGATGGATCAATTTATACAGGTTGCAACATAGAAAACGGTGCATATCCGGCGGGAATTTGCGCTGAACGTACTGCTGCTTGCAAGGCGGTTAGCGAAGGGAAGCGCGATTTCGTTGCCTGCGCAGTTGTGGCACAGCAAGAGAGCGGATTTACCACTCCCTGTGGAGTATGTCGGCAATTCCTAGCTGAATTTGCTATGCAAAGAGATTTCCCTCTATATTGTGCCAAACCAGCTTGTCCGCCGCTACATGTGCTTGTCACAAGTATTCGAGATCTGTTGCCTCGCAGC